The Xanthomonas sontii genomic sequence GACAACGTCGGCGGCTACGTCAAGGTCGCCAGGACCAACAACGGCAAGAACGACTACACCACGCGCCTGGACAACGTGGACCTGCGCGCGGTGGTCAAGAGCTTCCAGCTCGGCGGCAAGGACACCCTGCTCGGCGTCAGCGTCAACAACAATCCCGGCAGCCAGGATCCGATCGGCATGCTGCCCAACGCCTCCGGCCTGGGTCCGGCCTCGGCCTATGCCAGTTCGACCACCCTGCTCAACCAGTCGTCGCTGTCCAACCGGGTGATCGGCACCAGCGTCTACGGCCTGTACGACCGCAACTGGTACGGCGAACTCGGCACCTACACCGCCCTGCCTGTGTCGACCCAGGACGATCTCGGCTACGCCATCGGCGGCGATCCGGGCAAGCTCAGCGACACCGGCTACCTGCGCCTGAGCTACATGAAGGACCTCAAGCGGCAGTTCTTCTCCGCCGGCGTGGTCGCGCTGACCACGCGCCGGCAGCTGCCGCGCAGCACCGGCCCGCGCGACGACTTCACCGATCTCGGCTACGACCTCAACTACCAGTTCCTGGGCACCCGCGAGCACATCCTCAAGCTCGGCTACCTCAACATCTACGAGCGCCGCCGCTACGGCAGCGCACTGATCGACCCGACCAACCCGGCCCTGGCCGGCCCGCGCCGGGCCAGCGTGCGCGACCAGTCGATCAGCCTCAACTACACCTACAAGCAGAGCTACAGCCTGCTGCTGGCGCACTTCATCAACACCGGCTCGGACGATCCGTTCCGCTACCGCCCGTACGGCGCGCCGGACACCACCAGCAACCTGATCAGCGCCTCGTGGGCACCGTTCGGCAAGGACGACAGTTACTCGTCGATCTCCAACCTGCGCCTGTCCGCGACCTGGTTCCGTTTCAGCAAGTTCAACGGCAGCACGGGCAACGTGTTCGGGGCCACCCCGGTCACCCGCCCGCGCGACCTCAACCAGTTCGCGCTGAGCCTGAGCCTCGCTTTCTGATTCCCCCGCACGGAGCTTCCCCCATGAAACGCACCCATGCCCTCTCCCTGTGCACCCTGCTGGCCGGCCTGCTGCCGCTGGCCGCCGTGGTGGCGCCGTCCGCACGGGCCGCCGGCGGCATGCCCGGCGCCGGCGTGTTCGCCAGCGAATGTGCCGAATGCCACAGCGCCGCGCCGGCCAAGAACAAGAAGGGCCCGACCCTGTTCGGCGTGGCCGGGCGTCGCGCCGGCAGCGTGCCGGACTACGCCTATTCCGACGCGATGAAGCAGAGCCAGTGGACCTGGAGCGACGACAAGCTGCGCAGCTACCTCTCGCAACCGGCGTCCAAGGCGCTGCCCGGCGGCAAGATGAAGTACGACGGCCTGGACGATGCCAAGCAGTTGCAGGACCTGATCGCCTACCTGCACAGCCTGCATTGAACTCGCTGCCCGATCCGGTCATATTCGGCGCCCGACGGGCCGGCCAGCGTGCCGCGCCCGTGCCCGATTCCTGACCTGCGAGCATCGAGTCACCGTGCGTTTTTTGCCTGCCGTCCGCGGTGCCTCGTCCCGGCCACCCGCCGTCGCCCAGCGTTGCAGGACGGGCACCGCGGCCCGGCGGTCAGCGCATCCGTGCGCCGGCGCGGCGCTGGCCCTGGCGCTGGCCGCCCTGCACGCCCCGGCGGCGACGGCCGGCGACATCGGCGGCGCCGCCGGGATCAGCTCGCAACTGGTCGACCGCGGCATCGCCGTGACCCGCGCGACCCCGACCTTGCAGGGCGCGCTGTTCTGGCTGCCGGCGCCGGGCTGGTCGCTGAGCGGCTCGGCCAGCGTGGCGCTGGACGCGCCGGGCACGGTGCTGATGAGCAGCCTCGGCCTGTCGCGCAGCTGGACCGTGTCCGACAGCTGGCTACTGCAGGCCGAGGTGCTGCTGTACCGCTACCCCGGCGCGCGCGCCAACCGCCTGTTCAACCGCGACGAGGTCAGCCTGGGCTGGAGCTACCGCGACCGCCTGAGCCTGTCGCTGGCCGCCTTCCGCATGCCCGACAGCGGCCTGCAGCAGCGCTGGTACGGGGCGCTGGACCTGACCGCGCACCAGCCGCTGACCGGCCCACTGTCGCTGTCGGTGGGCGCCGGCGTCAGCCAGGCGCCGCCGACCCTGTACGGACTGGAGTACACGGCGCACTATCGCTACGGCCACGCCGGGCTGATCTGGAACGCCGGGCGCTGGAGCCTGGAGGTGGACCGTGTGTTCAGCAACGCCCGCACCGGCTATGCCGACCGCGGCCTGTGGCCGTGGGTGGCCAGCGTCTCCCGCAGCTTCTGAGGCGAGCGCAACCTTTCCGTGCCGCCCCGGCACATACCGGCGCCCGTTGCCACACCTGCCCCCATGAACGACACCGACCTGCTCGGCGATGCCACCGACCGCATGCTGCTCCGGCGCATGGCCGCCAGCGACCGCGAGGCGCTGACCCGCCTGTACCGCGCCTACCACGGGCGCCTGTGCCGGTTCCTGTCGCGGCTGACCCGGCGCCCGGACATCATCGAGGAAGCGATCAACGACTGCTTCTGGATCGTCTGGCAGAAGGCCGGCGACTTCCGCGGCGATTCGCAGGTCTCGACCTGGATCATGGGCATCGCCTACCGCTGCGGGCTCAAGGCGATCCGCCACCACAGCGACGACGCCATCGACGACGGCGTGGCCGCCGAGGAACACGCCGCGGCGGCCGACCCGGACGAGGACCGCGAGCTGCGCGACTGGCTGGGCAAGGGCCTGGAACGCCTGTCGGCCGACCAGCGCCTGGTGGTGGAACTGGTCTACGGCCTCGGCCACAAGCTGGAAGAGGTCGCCGCGATCATGCAGTGCCCGGTGGGCACCATCAAAGCCCGGTTGTTCCATGCCCGGGTCAAACTTCGCAACGTGTTGCCGGGATTGGCCGGCGATGCGTCCACGCTGACGGAGAGCGCGTGATGAAAACGGGCTTCAACGAGCCGGGCAACGAGTGCGCGCATGCCTGGGACCTGATGCCGTGGGTGCTGCAGGACAGCGCCACGGAAGCCGAAAACGAGTGGCTGGTCGCGCACCTGGCCAAATGCCGGCACTGCAGCGCCGAGTTCGCCCAGCAGAGCCGTCTGCGCATGGCCATGACCCTGCCCAGCGACGTGCCGGTGGACGCCGAGGCCGGGCTGCAGCGCCTGCTGCAGCGCCTGGACGCGCCGGTTCCGCAGGCGCCGCCGCAGCGCAGCCGCGCCAGCTGGACCACGCGGGCGCTGGTCGCCGCCGCGCTGCTGCAGGCGGTGGGCCTGGGCGTGCTGGGCATGCGCCTGTCCGCCGAGCACGAGCGCAGCACCGCCTACCGCACCCTCAGCGATGCCGCGCAGCCGCTGGCGGCCGACGCGATCCGGGTGGTGCCGGACGCGCGCATGACCCTGGCCGACTGGGACGCGCTGTTGCGCAAGCTGCAGTTGCGGGTGATCGGCGGCCCCAACGCGGCCGGCGCCTACACCGTGGTGCCGATCCAGGCCGGGTCGCCGGCGCAGCCGCAGCGCAGCGTGCAGCAGTTGCGCGCCACCGCCGGCATCCGCCTGGCGGAGCCGATCGCCGCGCCATGAAGCTGCGTCTCGCCAGCCTGCTCCTCGCCTGCCTGGGCCTGGGCGCCTGCGCCCAGGCCGCGCCGGCGGCCGTCGCCGATCCGGCGCCCGCCACGGACGCCAAGGCGCCGAGCCTGGATCCGTCGCCGGCGCTGGACAGCCAACGCCAGATCGTCCTCGCCGTGGCCAACCCAATGGCCGCGCCGAGCCGCCACGCCGGCTCCAACCTGCTCGGCTACGCCTCCGCCCGCTACTACGGCGCCGGCACCCAGGCGGTCGCCACCCTGGACGCGCTGAACAAGCGCTACGGCCTGCGCCAGGTCGCCGGCTGGCCGATCAAGGCGCTGGGGCTGTACTGCGTGGTGCTGGAGCCGGCGCCGGGCAGCGACCGCGCCGCGCTGCTGGCGCAACTGGCCAAGGACGACCGGGTGGCGCTGTCGCAGCCGCTGCAGGACTTCGGCACCTATTCGACCGACAGCCAGGCTGCGGCCGCACCGGCGCAGCCGCTGCGCTACAACGATCCCTACGTGGACATGCAGCGCGGCTTCGCCGCGACCAACGCGGCCACCGCGCAGGCGCTGAGCCAGGGCCAGGGCGTGGACGTGGCGATCGTCGACACCGGTGTGGACACCGCGCACCCGGACCTGCGCGGGCGCCTGCGCAACACCCGCGATCTGGTCGCCGCCGACCCGGGGGCGTTCAATCGCGACCACCACGGCACCGAGGTCGCCGGCATCATCGCCGCCGGCAGCAACAACCACCTGGGCATCGTCGGCATCGCGCCGAAGGCGATGCTCGACGTGTACAAGGCCTGCTGGTATCCGCAGCGCCCCGGCGCCGGCGCCGGCTGCAACTCCTTCACCCTGGCCAAGGCGCTGGCGGCGATCGGCGACACCCGCACCCGCATCATCAATCTCAGCCTCGGCGGCCCGGCCGACCCGCTGCTGCGCAAGCTGCTGGAACAGCTGCTGCGCGATGGCCGCATCGTGGTCGCGGCAATGCCGCCCAACGGCCGCCTGGACGGGTTTCCCGACGGCATTCCCGGAGTGATCGTGGTGCGCAGCAGTGCCGCCGCCCCGGCGCCGGCGGGCGTGCTCAGCGCGCCGGGCGAGGACATCCTCACCACCCAGCCCAACGGCGGCTACGACTTCACTTCCGGCTCGTCGATGGCCACTGCCCACGTCAGCGGCGTGGTCGCGCTGCTGCTGGCGCTGGCCCCGCAACTGGACGCGCGCAGCGTGCACGAGCTGCTGCTGCGCACCAGCCGCACGCGCGACGGCCTGCTGCAGGTCGACGCCGCCGCCGCGGTACAGGCGTTGCCGCGCAGCGCGCCCCTCGCCCGCTGAGGTCATCGCCATGCGTTCCTGGATCCCGCTCTGGTTGCACCGGCTCGGCGCGCCGCCGACAGCCTATCGCGTCGCCGGCGCGGTGCGCCCGTGGAGCCTGACCGCGGCCATGCTGCTCGGTGCCGTGGCCGCCTACGGCGGGCTGGTGCTGGCGCCGCCGGATTACCAGCAGCATGACGCCTACCGCATCATGTTCGTGCACGTGCCGTGCGCGTGGATGAGCCTGTTCGTCTACGCCGCGATGGGCCTGGCCGGCCTGGTCGCGCTGGTGTGGCGGGTGAAACTGGCGGAAATCGCCTGCATGGCCTCGGCGCCGATCGGCGCGGCCTTTACCTTCGTCACCCTGTGCACCGGCTCGCTGTGGGGCCGGCCGATGTGGGGCACCTGGTGGACCTGGGACGCGCGGCTGACCTCGGAACTGGTGCTGCTGTTCCTGTATCTGGGCGTGATCGGCCTGCACCGTGCCATCGACGATCCGCGCCAGGGCGCGCGCGCCGCCGCGCTGCTGGCGCTGGTCGGGCTGATCAACCTGCCGATCGTGCATTACTCGGTGGTCTGGTGGAACACCCTGCACCAGGGCTCCACGGTGCGCGTGCTGGGCCCGTCGAAGATGCCGCTGTCGATGCTGTGGCCGCTGCTGATCGGCGTGGTCGCCAGCAAGTGCTACTACGTCGCCAGCCTGTGCGGGCGCCTGCGCACCGACCTGCTGGCGCTGGAGCGCGGCAAGGCCTGGGTGCGTGCGATCGCGCTGCAGGCCGCGCCGGTGCCGGCGACGCCCGCCGATGTCGTGCCGCTGCCCGCGGAACACGCGGCATGAGCGGGTTCTGGGCGATGGGCGGCTACGCCGTCTACGTATGGAGCGCGTACGCGCTGGCCTTGCTGGTGCTGATTCTGGACAGCCTGCTGCCGCGCCGCCGCCAGCGCCGCCTGCTCGCCGACATCCGTGCGCAAGTGGCGCGCGAACAGGCACGCCGTGCCCGCGGCAACGTTGCGACCAACGGAGCGCGCAATGCATCCCACCCGTAAGCGCCGCCTGCTGCTGGTGCTGCTGTTGCTCGGCGCCGCGGCGCTGGCCACCGGCCTGTTCGTGCTGGCCCTGCAGCACAACGTCAGCTACCTGTTCACCCCCAGCCAGGTGCAGGCCGGCGCGGCCCGGGACTACCGGGTGTTTCGGCTCGGCGGCATGGTCAAGGCCGGCTCGATCACACGCAGCGCCGATGCGCTGCAGGTGCAGTTCACCGTGATCGACAAGGCCGGTGCCACCGCCGTGGCCTACACCGGCATCCTGCCCGACCTGTTCCGCGACAACCAGGCGGTGATCGCCACCGGCTCAATGCAGGGTGCGCGCTTCGTCGCCACCGAGGTGCTGGCCAAGCACGACGAGACCTACATGCCGCAGGAACTGAAGGACGCGATGGCGCAGGCGCATGCTGGGCGCGCCCACGTCGGCAACACCGCGGCGGCCGCCGCAGCGACGGCACGGCCATGAGGCCGATCGCGCCCCACCGCGCCGGGAGCGCCGCGCGATGAGCGCCGAACTCGGCCAGTGCGCGCTGATCCTGGCCCTGCTGCTGGCATTGGTGCAGGCCGTATTGCCGCTGCTCGGCGCCTGGCGCGGCCAGCGCGCCTGGATGGCGGTGGCGCGGCCGGCCGCCTACGCCCAGGCCGGCTTCGCCTGGCTGGCCTTCGGCCTGCTCGGCTACGTGTTGCTGCAACTGGATTTCTCGGTGCGCTATGTCGCTGCCAACGCCAACCTGGCGCAACCCTGGTACTACCGGCTGGCCGCGGTGTGGGGCGCGCACGAAGGCTCGCTGCTGCTGTGGATCGCCATCCTCAACCTGTGGACGGTGGCGCTGGCGCGCAGCGGCCGGCATCTGCCCGAGGCCTTCGCCGCGCGCGTGCTCGGCGTGCTCGGGCTGATCTCCAGCGGCTTCCTGGCCTTCGTCCTGTTCACCTCCAATCCGTTCGTGCGGCTCTCACCAATGCCACGCGACGGCAGCGAACTCAACCCGGTGCTGCAGGACCCGGGCATGGTGCTGCATCCGCCGGTGCTGTACACCGGCTATGTCGGCTTCTCGGTGGCCTTCGCCTTCGCCATCGCCGCCCTGCTCGGCGGCGAGCAACAGCAGGCCTGGGTGCGCTGGGCGCGGCCGTGGACCAATGTCGCCTGGGGCTTCCTCAGCGCCGGCATCGTCGCCGGCAGCTGGTGGGCCTATGCCGAGTTGGGCTGGGGCGGCTGGTGGTTCTGGGATCCGGTGGAGAACGCCAGCTTCATGCCGTGGCTGGTCGGCGCGGCGCTGATCCACACCCAGGCGGTCACCGAGAAGCGCGGCGCGCTCGGCGCCTGGACCCTGCTGCTGTCGATCCTGGCGTTCTCGCTGTCGTTGCTGGGCACCTTCCTGGTGCGCTCGGGCGTGCTGACCTCGGTGCATGCCTTCGCCGCCGACCCGCGTCGCGGCCTGTACATCCTCGGCTTCCTGGTACTGGTGGTCGGCGGCTCGCTGCTGCTGTACGCACTGCGCGCGCCGCGTCTGGCCGCGGGCAAGCCGTTCGCCGCGCTGTCGCGGGAGACCGCGATCCTGGTCGGCAACCTGATGCTCAGCGTGGCCGCGGCGATGGTGCTGCTGGGCACGCTGTTCCCGCTGCTCGGCGATGCGCTGCGGCTGGGCAAGATTTCGGTGGGGCCGCCCTACTTCGGCCTGCTGTTCCCGCTGCTGATGTTGCCGGTGGTCTTGCTGTTGCCGTTCGGCCCCTACCTGCGCTGGGGACGCACCGAACCCGGCGCACTGCGCGCGGTCGCCGCCCGCGCCGGGCTGGCCGCGCTCGGCTGCGCGCTGCTGGCTTGGCTGTTGAGCGCGGGCACGCTGCGTGCGGTGGCCGGCGTCGCCGCCGCGGCCTGGGTCGGCGTCGGCACCGCGTTGTATGCACTCACCCGCTGGCGCAGCGCGCCGCGTGGCCGCCGCTTCCCCGCCGAACTGGCCGGCATGCTGCTGGCGCATGCCGGGGTTGCGGTGTTCGTGGCCGGCGTGCTGCTGTCGGAAAGCCTGTCGGTGGAACGCGATGTGCGCCTGGATCCCGGCCAGAGCGCGCAGATCGGCGCGCACAGCTTTCGATTCGATGGCGTGCAGTTGATCGATGGCCCCAACTGGAAGGCCGAGCAAGGCACGGTGAGCGTGCTGCGCGACGGCGCCGTGGTGGCGGTGTTGCATCCGCAGAAGCGCCTGTACAGCAGCGAGCGGATCCAGACCGAGGCGGCGATCGACGCCGGCGTGCTGCGCGACCTGTACGTCGCCCTGGGCGAACCGGTGGACGACCAGCACATCGAGTACGGCTGGACCCTGCGCCTGTACGACAAGCCGTTCATCCGCTGGATCTGGGCCGGCGGCCTGCTGATGATGCTCGGCGGCTTCGTCAGCGCCGGCGCGCGCCGCTTGCGTGCGCAGCCGGCTGCGACAAGCGCTACCGCGCCGGCCGCGCTCGCCGGAGCCGCGCCATGAGCCGGCTGCTGCCGCTGGCCACGTTCGTGCTGCTGGCCGCGCTATTCGGATTCGGCCTGTGGTGGAGCCGCAGCCACGACCTGCGCGAGGTCCCTTCGCCGCTGCTGGGCAAGCCGGTGCCGGCATTCGCGTTGCCGCGCC encodes the following:
- a CDS encoding cytochrome c family protein; this translates as MKRTHALSLCTLLAGLLPLAAVVAPSARAAGGMPGAGVFASECAECHSAAPAKNKKGPTLFGVAGRRAGSVPDYAYSDAMKQSQWTWSDDKLRSYLSQPASKALPGGKMKYDGLDDAKQLQDLIAYLHSLH
- the ccmD gene encoding heme exporter protein CcmD yields the protein MSGFWAMGGYAVYVWSAYALALLVLILDSLLPRRRQRRLLADIRAQVAREQARRARGNVATNGARNASHP
- the ccmE gene encoding cytochrome c maturation protein CcmE, which codes for MHPTRKRRLLLVLLLLGAAALATGLFVLALQHNVSYLFTPSQVQAGAARDYRVFRLGGMVKAGSITRSADALQVQFTVIDKAGATAVAYTGILPDLFRDNQAVIATGSMQGARFVATEVLAKHDETYMPQELKDAMAQAHAGRAHVGNTAAAAAATARP
- a CDS encoding heme ABC transporter permease, which codes for MRSWIPLWLHRLGAPPTAYRVAGAVRPWSLTAAMLLGAVAAYGGLVLAPPDYQQHDAYRIMFVHVPCAWMSLFVYAAMGLAGLVALVWRVKLAEIACMASAPIGAAFTFVTLCTGSLWGRPMWGTWWTWDARLTSELVLLFLYLGVIGLHRAIDDPRQGARAAALLALVGLINLPIVHYSVVWWNTLHQGSTVRVLGPSKMPLSMLWPLLIGVVASKCYYVASLCGRLRTDLLALERGKAWVRAIALQAAPVPATPADVVPLPAEHAA
- a CDS encoding cytochrome C: MHQAPSSPSTFSRSDRTRGAEQALLWSALGSLLLVLSPRAAAVPAFARQTGSSCADCHIGAYGPALTPYGMRFKLGGYTDSDGNGTKIPVSAQLTATRSVPARGESRTRFSEADLYLAGRITDNVGGYVKVARTNNGKNDYTTRLDNVDLRAVVKSFQLGGKDTLLGVSVNNNPGSQDPIGMLPNASGLGPASAYASSTTLLNQSSLSNRVIGTSVYGLYDRNWYGELGTYTALPVSTQDDLGYAIGGDPGKLSDTGYLRLSYMKDLKRQFFSAGVVALTTRRQLPRSTGPRDDFTDLGYDLNYQFLGTREHILKLGYLNIYERRRYGSALIDPTNPALAGPRRASVRDQSISLNYTYKQSYSLLLAHFINTGSDDPFRYRPYGAPDTTSNLISASWAPFGKDDSYSSISNLRLSATWFRFSKFNGSTGNVFGATPVTRPRDLNQFALSLSLAF
- a CDS encoding heme lyase CcmF/NrfE family subunit translates to MSAELGQCALILALLLALVQAVLPLLGAWRGQRAWMAVARPAAYAQAGFAWLAFGLLGYVLLQLDFSVRYVAANANLAQPWYYRLAAVWGAHEGSLLLWIAILNLWTVALARSGRHLPEAFAARVLGVLGLISSGFLAFVLFTSNPFVRLSPMPRDGSELNPVLQDPGMVLHPPVLYTGYVGFSVAFAFAIAALLGGEQQQAWVRWARPWTNVAWGFLSAGIVAGSWWAYAELGWGGWWFWDPVENASFMPWLVGAALIHTQAVTEKRGALGAWTLLLSILAFSLSLLGTFLVRSGVLTSVHAFAADPRRGLYILGFLVLVVGGSLLLYALRAPRLAAGKPFAALSRETAILVGNLMLSVAAAMVLLGTLFPLLGDALRLGKISVGPPYFGLLFPLLMLPVVLLLPFGPYLRWGRTEPGALRAVAARAGLAALGCALLAWLLSAGTLRAVAGVAAAAWVGVGTALYALTRWRSAPRGRRFPAELAGMLLAHAGVAVFVAGVLLSESLSVERDVRLDPGQSAQIGAHSFRFDGVQLIDGPNWKAEQGTVSVLRDGAVVAVLHPQKRLYSSERIQTEAAIDAGVLRDLYVALGEPVDDQHIEYGWTLRLYDKPFIRWIWAGGLLMMLGGFVSAGARRLRAQPAATSATAPAALAGAAP
- a CDS encoding zf-HC2 domain-containing protein — protein: MKTGFNEPGNECAHAWDLMPWVLQDSATEAENEWLVAHLAKCRHCSAEFAQQSRLRMAMTLPSDVPVDAEAGLQRLLQRLDAPVPQAPPQRSRASWTTRALVAAALLQAVGLGVLGMRLSAEHERSTAYRTLSDAAQPLAADAIRVVPDARMTLADWDALLRKLQLRVIGGPNAAGAYTVVPIQAGSPAQPQRSVQQLRATAGIRLAEPIAAP
- a CDS encoding RNA polymerase sigma factor, with protein sequence MNDTDLLGDATDRMLLRRMAASDREALTRLYRAYHGRLCRFLSRLTRRPDIIEEAINDCFWIVWQKAGDFRGDSQVSTWIMGIAYRCGLKAIRHHSDDAIDDGVAAEEHAAAADPDEDRELRDWLGKGLERLSADQRLVVELVYGLGHKLEEVAAIMQCPVGTIKARLFHARVKLRNVLPGLAGDASTLTESA
- a CDS encoding S8 family serine peptidase; translated protein: MKLRLASLLLACLGLGACAQAAPAAVADPAPATDAKAPSLDPSPALDSQRQIVLAVANPMAAPSRHAGSNLLGYASARYYGAGTQAVATLDALNKRYGLRQVAGWPIKALGLYCVVLEPAPGSDRAALLAQLAKDDRVALSQPLQDFGTYSTDSQAAAAPAQPLRYNDPYVDMQRGFAATNAATAQALSQGQGVDVAIVDTGVDTAHPDLRGRLRNTRDLVAADPGAFNRDHHGTEVAGIIAAGSNNHLGIVGIAPKAMLDVYKACWYPQRPGAGAGCNSFTLAKALAAIGDTRTRIINLSLGGPADPLLRKLLEQLLRDGRIVVAAMPPNGRLDGFPDGIPGVIVVRSSAAAPAPAGVLSAPGEDILTTQPNGGYDFTSGSSMATAHVSGVVALLLALAPQLDARSVHELLLRTSRTRDGLLQVDAAAAVQALPRSAPLAR